From Styela clava chromosome 6, kaStyClav1.hap1.2, whole genome shotgun sequence, one genomic window encodes:
- the LOC120331866 gene encoding leukocyte elastase inhibitor-like, giving the protein MNYSLLILLIGLVFHCGEASKKKSIVSGTPWPGFPFNRPPMGYFSKSPVEPDEYYEDYDLVEENDLDENEESTTKPDYKKSNAFHAGIASAIHDFTFDLYKGMVRNISVEDNLVFSPLSVYTALCMLTLGLGGKSHSQAMEVLHGDAFPDVHNAMSQLSDAIFDNSRSGSVTLTKANRIFIDRSVRLLKEFKSSMRKDYHVSAKKVNFMNAPDLNRRRINQFVQRHTERKIKDLAPRGSISSDTRLFIANAMYMKASWETRFTFTDKGRFTVNPSEKIIVDMMQSSSGSCYTTLSNELNAEVIRILMKGDVSFIAIVPSTPGDFSLLEDGRGKGRTRRALEALYEPGFSVWPQLCRITMPKFKIDFKADDLIDVLKDMGMTDIFDPTEADLSKMTPSREPLYVSDVRHKATIDVNENGLEAAAATGIGVAARMMPQPVTIDRPFLFMVRDEKTGATIFTGKVVRPKYE; this is encoded by the exons ATGAATTACTCACTTCTTATTCTACTTATTGGATTGGTCTTTCACTGTGGAGAAGCAAGCAAAAAGAAATCAATAGTTTCGGGTACACCATGGCCAG GTTTCCCGTTCAACCGGCCTCCTATGGGATATTTCTCGAAATCCCCTGTGGAACCTGACGAATATTATGAAGACTATGACTTGGTCGAGGAAAACGACCTCGATGAG AATGAAGAATCTACCACGAAGCCAGATTACAAGAAATCTAATGCTTTTCATGCCGGAATAGCCAGTGCGATTCACGACTTTACATTCGACTTGTACAAGGGGATGGTTCGAAACATAAGCGTGGAAGACAATCTCGTTTTTTCTCCACTCTCTGTCTACACCGCATTGTGCATGTTAACGCTAG GACTCGGAGGCAAGTCACACTCACAAGCAATGGAAGTACTTCACGGGGACGCTTTCCCAGATGTTCACAATGCAATGTCGCAATTATCTGATGCAATTTTTGATAATTCAAGATCGGGTAGTGTCACGCTTACCAAAGCAAACAGAATATTTATTGACCGATCTGTGAGACTCCTCAAAGAATTCAAATCTAGTATGAGAAA GGACTACCACGTCAGCGCAAAAAAAGTCAACTTCATGAATGCCCCTGACTTGAACCGAAGAAGAATCAACCAATTCGTACAAAGACATACGGAACGAAAAATCAAGGACCTTGCACCAAGAGGATCGATTTCATCTGACACAAGATTGTTTATTGCTAACGCTATGTACATGAAG GCTTCTTGGGAAACACGATTCACGTTTACGGACAAAGGAAGATTTACCGTCAATCCGAGTGAGAAAATCATTGTAGACATGATGCAAAGTTCCAGTGGAAGCTGTTATACCACACTTAGCAATGAATTGAACGCAGAAGTGATCAGGATTCTTATGAAAG gtGACGTCAGCTTCATAGCCATCGTGCCTTCCACTCCAGGAGATTTCTCTCTACTAGAAGATGGGAGAGGAAAAGGACGAACACGCCGAGCATTGGAAGCCTTATACGAACCCGGGTTTTCAGTGTGGCCACAGTTATGCCGTATTACAATGCCAAAATTCAAGATCGACTTCAAAGCAGACGACTTGATAGACGTTTTGAAAGACATGGGAATGACGGATATCTTTGACCCAACGGAGGCAGATCTTAGCAAAATGACACCGAGTAGAGAGCCATTGTACGTGAGCGATGTGCGTCATAAAGCTACCATTGACGTCAACGAAAATGGTCTCGAAGCAGCAGCGGCTACAGGAATTGGGGTTGCGGCGCGTATGATGCCACAACCTGTCACGATAGATCGACCATTTTTATTTATGGTACGAGACGAGAAAACTGGAGCTACAATATTCACCGGAAAAGTCGTTCGgccaaaatatgaataa